The following coding sequences are from one Rutidosis leptorrhynchoides isolate AG116_Rl617_1_P2 chromosome 11, CSIRO_AGI_Rlap_v1, whole genome shotgun sequence window:
- the LOC139874493 gene encoding probable receptor-like protein kinase At5g59700: MESAITKLAQIRIPLQKILDVTNNFSGNNIIMKGDFGNVYIGKLDHEGKMIEIVARRLDRKYGHRDIEFWAEVSSLSRFMWIDEIVAMIGFCDEKGENIVINHHYPNGSLSRYIKDPLTLDVDQRFAITVAICRGISSIQTELEGDYIIHRNINSSTILLDDDWMPRLSGFDYSIKHSKERRNLVLNSEAIGTQGYIDPAIEKYGGVNYKSDIYSFGVVLFELLCGGNAFEENKLLASLAKYHYENGTMKDIIHPDLWNQMNPESFKCFSKAAYSCLQEDPTLRPDVDELWLQLEKADRLQVGGF; this comes from the coding sequence ATGGAATCTGCAATCACAAAACTTGCCCAAATACGAATCCCACTTCAAAAGATACTAGATGTAACCAACAACTTCTCTGGTAACAATATCATCATGAAAGGTGATTTTGGAAATGTTTACATAGGGAAACTTGATCATGAAGGAAAGATGATTGAAATTGTTGCTCGAAGGTTAGATCGAAAGTACGGACACAGAGACATCGAGTTCTGGGCTGAGGTTTCTTCGCTTTCTAGGTTCATGTGGATTGATGAAATAGTCGCTATGATTGGGTTTTGTGACGAAAAAGGTGAGAATATCGTCATAAACCACCATTATCCCAACGGAAGTCTCTCACGCTATATAAAAGATCCGTTGACCCTCGATGTGGACCAAAGATTTGCTATTACTGTTGCTATTTGTCGGGGAATATCCAGTATTCAAACGGAGTTGGAAGGTGATTATATCATACACCGTAATATTAACAGCTCCACAATTTTATTAGATGATGATTGGATGCCGAGGTTATCTGGATTTGATTATTCCATCAAACATTCAAAAGAACGAAGGAACCTAGTTTTGAATTCGGAAGCGATTGGCACACAAGGGTATATAGATCCTGCTATTGAAAAGTATGGAGGTGTGAATTACAAGTCGGATATTTACTCATTTGGAGTCGTTTTATTTGAATTGTTGTGTGGGGGGAATGCATTTGAAGAAAATAAGTTGCTAGCTTCGCTCGCCAAATATCATTATGAAAATGGAACAATGAAGGATATAATTCATCCTGATTTATGGAATCAAATGAATCCGGAATCATTCAAATGTTTTTCAAAAGCAGCGTATTCTTGCTTACAAGAGGATCCAACACTACGTCCAGACGTGGATGAACTTTGGTTGCAACTTGAGAAAGCAGATCGTTTACAAGTAGGAGGCTTTTGA